In Planctomycetia bacterium, the genomic window GCTCGTCGAGCGTTGGAAGGTTGAATACAACACGATCCGTCCGCATAGCTCGTTGGGCTATCGACCCCCGGCTCCCGAGGCCGTTCAAGCTTGGTCTTTTCGCTACGCTGCGCTCCGCGAAAAGACCAAGCTTGATTCTTGTAG contains:
- a CDS encoding transposase, with translation LVERWKVEYNTIRPHSSLGYRPPAPEAVQAWSFRYAALREKTKLDSCRN